The Acinonyx jubatus isolate Ajub_Pintada_27869175 chromosome E3, VMU_Ajub_asm_v1.0, whole genome shotgun sequence genome has a window encoding:
- the TMEM186 gene encoding transmembrane protein 186 isoform X1, protein MAEFPESSGLLSPFQAALLRAVLQRPSPALWRRPVCGLWCRTATGQDPGRWVGSGCPAPKEKAAGAETENFQMVYRFDAIRAFGYLSRLKVAQTALTVLALPPGCYWYSQGFVTLGSLCVAGGVAGFALAMLCWMSYFFRRLVGILYVNEAGTVLRVAHLTFWGQRQDTDCPVADVIPMTETKDRAQELFVRIQQYSGKQTFYLTLRYGRIVDRERFARVFGTLDSLK, encoded by the coding sequence ATGGCTGAGTTCCCTGAGAGCAGtggtctcctttctcccttccaggCTGCCCTCCTCCGCGCTGTGCTTCAGCGGCCCAGCCCGGCCCTGTGGAGAAGGCCTGTCTGCGGGCTGTGGTGCCGCACAGCCACCGGCCAGGATccggggaggtgggtggggagcggGTGCCCCGCCCCGAAGGAGAAAGCAGCAGGTGCGGAGACAGAGAACTTCCAGATGGTCTACCGGTTTGACGCCATCAGAGCCTTCGGGTACTTGTCTCGGCTGAAGGTGGCACAGACGGCCCTCACGGTGCTGGCCCTCCCGCCTGGCTGCTACTGGTACTCGCAGGGCTTCGTGACGCTCGGCTCCCTGTGTGTCGCAGGCGGGGTGGCTGGCTTTGCCCTGGCCATGCTCTGCTGGATGAGCTATTTCTTCCGGAGGCTGGTGGGCATCCTGTATGTGAACGAGGCGGGCACTGTGCTGCGGGTGGCGCACCTGACCTTCTGGGGCCAGCGGCAGGACACAGACTGCCCCGTGGCCGACGTGATCCCCATGACGGAAACCAAGGACCGGGCCCAGGAGCTGTTTGTGCGTATCCAGCAGTACAGTGGGAAGCAGACCTTCTACCTCACCCTTCGCTACGGACGCATCGTGGACAGAGAGCGTTTCGCGCGGGTGTTTGGGACGCTGGACTCCCTCAAGTGA
- the TMEM186 gene encoding transmembrane protein 186 isoform X3 — MAALLRAVLQRPSPALWRRPVCGLWCRTATGQDPGRWVGSGCPAPKEKAAGAETENFQMVYRFDAIRAFGYLSRLKVAQTALTVLALPPGCYWYSQGFVTLGSLCVAGGVAGFALAMLCWMSYFFRRLVGILYVNEAGTVLRVAHLTFWGQRQDTDCPVADVIPMTETKDRAQELFVRIQQYSGKQTFYLTLRYGRIVDRERFARVFGTLDSLK; from the exons ATG gCTGCCCTCCTCCGCGCTGTGCTTCAGCGGCCCAGCCCGGCCCTGTGGAGAAGGCCTGTCTGCGGGCTGTGGTGCCGCACAGCCACCGGCCAGGATccggggaggtgggtggggagcggGTGCCCCGCCCCGAAGGAGAAAGCAGCAGGTGCGGAGACAGAGAACTTCCAGATGGTCTACCGGTTTGACGCCATCAGAGCCTTCGGGTACTTGTCTCGGCTGAAGGTGGCACAGACGGCCCTCACGGTGCTGGCCCTCCCGCCTGGCTGCTACTGGTACTCGCAGGGCTTCGTGACGCTCGGCTCCCTGTGTGTCGCAGGCGGGGTGGCTGGCTTTGCCCTGGCCATGCTCTGCTGGATGAGCTATTTCTTCCGGAGGCTGGTGGGCATCCTGTATGTGAACGAGGCGGGCACTGTGCTGCGGGTGGCGCACCTGACCTTCTGGGGCCAGCGGCAGGACACAGACTGCCCCGTGGCCGACGTGATCCCCATGACGGAAACCAAGGACCGGGCCCAGGAGCTGTTTGTGCGTATCCAGCAGTACAGTGGGAAGCAGACCTTCTACCTCACCCTTCGCTACGGACGCATCGTGGACAGAGAGCGTTTCGCGCGGGTGTTTGGGACGCTGGACTCCCTCAAGTGA